One Ethanoligenens harbinense YUAN-3 genomic window carries:
- a CDS encoding iron-containing alcohol dehydrogenase family protein — protein MVQLKMPAYYINEKNALDKAGEIIAPAGEKALIIGGATAWNVSRHRLLTSLEEAGVTYHLEVYAGYCTAEAVKRFSDMAVSEDYEVVVGVGGGRALDTAKAVADGARLPVVCIPTVAGTCAAWSALSILYDEKGRQTDNLELQSSPYAVIVDLDILARAPLRYLAAGIGDTLAKWYEYEPILQIDPQNFALKFRLDSSRYALEILENKSIPVIHELAGGKCSPDFSDVIDSILFLAGLNGSIQDTGYCPATAHAIHNGLTQLKDTHGSLHGEKVVFSLIALFLLENKPESEIRTFICQMNELHLPVTLRQLGVESDVSAKIRFAAGTIDIEKWGFSRLNFTVTASLIAEALLKADELGRESLKTAEAS, from the coding sequence ATGGTACAACTGAAAATGCCCGCTTATTATATCAATGAAAAAAACGCGCTTGATAAGGCGGGTGAAATCATTGCGCCGGCCGGGGAAAAAGCGTTGATCATCGGTGGGGCGACCGCATGGAATGTTTCGAGGCACCGTCTCCTTACCAGCCTGGAAGAAGCAGGCGTGACGTACCATCTGGAAGTGTATGCAGGGTATTGCACAGCCGAAGCAGTGAAAAGGTTTTCGGACATGGCGGTGTCGGAAGATTATGAAGTAGTCGTTGGTGTTGGAGGCGGAAGGGCCCTGGATACGGCCAAAGCGGTCGCCGACGGCGCACGTCTGCCGGTGGTTTGCATTCCCACCGTTGCGGGGACCTGCGCGGCATGGTCCGCCCTTTCCATTCTTTATGACGAGAAGGGCCGGCAGACCGATAATCTGGAGCTGCAATCTTCTCCATATGCCGTGATCGTTGATCTTGATATTCTGGCGAGAGCGCCGCTTCGCTACTTGGCGGCCGGGATTGGGGATACGCTGGCCAAATGGTATGAATATGAGCCGATATTGCAAATCGACCCGCAGAACTTTGCGCTGAAATTCCGGCTTGACTCATCCCGGTACGCGCTGGAGATTCTGGAGAACAAAAGTATCCCCGTCATTCATGAGCTGGCAGGCGGAAAATGCAGTCCCGATTTTTCAGATGTGATCGACTCCATCCTTTTTCTCGCAGGGTTGAATGGAAGCATCCAGGATACCGGATACTGCCCAGCGACCGCGCATGCTATCCACAACGGGCTAACTCAGCTGAAGGATACCCACGGAAGCCTGCATGGAGAAAAGGTTGTTTTCAGCCTGATTGCGCTGTTCTTGCTGGAAAACAAGCCCGAAAGCGAGATCCGCACGTTTATTTGCCAAATGAATGAACTTCATCTGCCGGTTACATTGCGCCAGTTGGGTGTTGAATCGGATGTGTCGGCTAAAATCCGTTTTGCGGCAGGCACGATCGACATTGAAAAATGGGGGTTTTCACGTCTGAATTTCACCGTCACGGCCTCGCTTATTGCGGAAGCCCTGCTGAAGGCCGATGAGTTGGGGCGCGAAAGCTTGAAAACGGCGGAGGCATCCTGA
- a CDS encoding methionine ABC transporter permease: MTAFLAVQSSAGSLFHAFGELIGVNETTITSQEFLQAIGETLKMVGISLFLGALIGIPVGILLVLTRPGGMCEKKVLYAVLNTVINIIRSLPFIVLMVAIIPFTRLIVHTSIGTNAAIVPLVIFVAPYIGRLVENSLLDVSPGILEAAQSMGATMFEIIRYFLLPEAIGSLILALTTATIGLIGATAMAGTVGGGGIGDLAVSYGYERFDRFVMITTVVVLIAFVQGLQTWGNRLAYIARRE, translated from the coding sequence ATGACGGCTTTTTTGGCCGTGCAATCGTCTGCGGGGTCGTTGTTCCATGCTTTCGGGGAACTGATTGGGGTAAATGAAACGACGATCACGTCTCAGGAGTTTTTGCAGGCGATCGGTGAGACCTTGAAAATGGTGGGCATCTCCCTTTTTCTGGGAGCTCTCATTGGCATTCCCGTCGGCATTTTGCTGGTGCTTACGCGGCCGGGCGGCATGTGCGAAAAGAAAGTGCTCTACGCGGTGCTGAACACTGTGATCAACATCATCCGTTCGCTGCCGTTTATTGTTTTGATGGTAGCGATCATCCCTTTCACGCGGTTGATCGTTCACACCTCTATAGGTACGAACGCAGCCATTGTTCCGCTGGTGATCTTTGTCGCGCCATATATCGGCCGACTGGTGGAAAACTCGTTGCTGGATGTCAGCCCCGGCATTCTGGAGGCGGCGCAGTCCATGGGAGCGACAATGTTTGAGATCATCCGGTATTTCCTGCTTCCAGAAGCGATCGGTTCTCTCATCCTGGCACTGACGACCGCGACTATTGGCCTGATCGGGGCCACGGCGATGGCCGGTACTGTTGGCGGAGGAGGAATTGGAGATCTTGCGGTTTCTTATGGCTATGAGCGGTTTGACCGATTTGTCATGATTACCACCGTCGTCGTTCTCATCGCTTTTGTGCAGGGGCTGCAAACATGGGGGAACCGGCTTGCGTATATCGCGCGCCGGGAATAA
- a CDS encoding methionine ABC transporter ATP-binding protein → MVEIELRNVSKIFEGKRQKIHALKGINLQVEKGDIFGVIGYSGAGKSTLIRLINYLERPTTGQVLIEGKPLDTFTPVELRKQRKYIGMIFQHYNLLETRTVFDNVAIPLVLLRQNKERIRKRVTELLQYVGLSDKAKSYPKELSGGQKQRVGIARALASNPSILLCDEVTSALDPQTTQSILALLKTINQEYNITILLITHEMSAIQQVCNRVAVMEKGELIEHGTVLEVFGNPKHPTTQSFVQTVIRTAIPESVSRGLSFKKGQRLYKLRFVGANVSAPIVNELIKGYDVQTNILFADMNEVQDTTLGTMIIRLHGEDGQVARAVAFLKTKGVEVQEVTGV, encoded by the coding sequence ATGGTCGAAATTGAGCTGCGAAATGTCAGCAAGATTTTTGAAGGCAAGCGTCAGAAAATCCACGCACTCAAAGGCATCAATCTACAGGTCGAAAAGGGTGACATCTTTGGTGTGATCGGTTACAGCGGCGCCGGCAAAAGCACGTTGATTCGCCTGATCAACTATCTGGAGCGGCCTACCACCGGGCAGGTGTTAATAGAAGGAAAACCCTTGGACACATTCACCCCGGTGGAACTGCGGAAGCAGAGAAAATATATCGGTATGATTTTTCAGCATTACAATTTGCTGGAGACCCGAACGGTTTTCGATAACGTGGCCATCCCGCTCGTGCTGCTTAGGCAAAACAAGGAGCGGATCCGCAAACGGGTGACGGAGCTGCTGCAATATGTCGGCCTTTCAGACAAGGCGAAGAGCTATCCGAAGGAGCTTTCCGGCGGGCAAAAGCAGCGCGTGGGTATTGCCAGAGCATTGGCCAGCAACCCCTCGATTTTACTCTGCGACGAAGTGACCTCCGCGCTGGACCCCCAGACGACCCAATCCATACTGGCACTGCTCAAAACGATCAACCAGGAATACAACATCACGATTTTACTCATCACGCATGAGATGAGTGCCATCCAGCAAGTCTGCAACCGCGTGGCCGTGATGGAAAAGGGAGAACTGATCGAGCACGGCACGGTGCTTGAGGTGTTTGGAAATCCCAAGCATCCCACAACGCAGAGTTTCGTGCAGACCGTCATCCGAACCGCCATTCCAGAAAGTGTTTCGCGCGGTCTTTCATTTAAAAAAGGGCAGCGTTTGTATAAGCTGCGCTTTGTGGGGGCGAATGTTTCCGCTCCCATCGTCAATGAACTGATTAAAGGGTACGACGTTCAGACGAACATTCTGTTTGCCGACATGAACGAGGTTCAGGATACAACTTTGGGTACGATGATTATTCGACTTCACGGCGAAGATGGGCAGGTCGCGCGGGCGGTTGCTTTTCTCAAGACCAAGGGGGTTGAAGTGCAGGAGGTGACCGGCGTATGA
- a CDS encoding aminotransferase class I/II-fold pyridoxal phosphate-dependent enzyme, with protein MAQAHARCLPTDPPGCFGGFPGTLVRNALEELTSVLNFEFSNFYKRLPFQFFGALQNKVAAYQSNGIDIIDLSIGNPDLPTPGHIVQRLKESTDDPDNHRYQPFTGKPSTLEAVAAFYRREYGVELDPQTEVAIFQGSCIGILAIPKVLLNPGDFLLTTDPCYPAYHTAAVFAGASHYRIPVYEKDGFLPNYTAVPQNVLQKIRLLMLNYPNNPTGAVATRDFFARTLDFAAQNRMLVVNDFAYGAFGFDGRKPLSLLQTPGGKEYAVEIYTASKTWNMAGWRFGFAVGNASVIGALKEYHTHAYSAIFGAVQDAAAVAMLGPQDFVGALVSTYERRRDLLMDGLRAIGWDAAAPAGTFYVWLKVPEGYDSVSFSDLLLEKAHVAVAPGEGFGRQGRQYVRIGLTNCEERLLEAISRIAQVGIFGSTEPIAGRGRADGRN; from the coding sequence TTGGCCCAAGCACACGCGAGGTGTCTGCCAACAGATCCTCCCGGTTGTTTTGGGGGCTTCCCCGGAACGCTTGTCAGAAACGCACTTGAGGAGTTGACGTCGGTTTTGAATTTTGAGTTTTCCAATTTTTACAAGCGGCTTCCGTTCCAGTTTTTTGGCGCGCTCCAAAACAAGGTTGCGGCGTATCAAAGCAATGGAATCGACATAATCGACTTATCCATCGGAAACCCCGACCTGCCGACCCCGGGACATATCGTGCAACGGCTCAAAGAATCAACGGATGATCCGGACAATCACAGGTATCAGCCTTTTACAGGAAAACCGTCCACACTGGAAGCGGTGGCCGCTTTTTACCGTAGGGAATATGGTGTGGAGCTGGATCCGCAGACGGAGGTGGCCATTTTCCAAGGCTCTTGCATAGGCATTTTGGCTATTCCAAAAGTTCTGCTCAATCCCGGTGATTTTTTACTCACAACCGATCCTTGTTATCCCGCTTATCATACGGCCGCCGTGTTTGCCGGAGCATCCCACTATAGGATTCCGGTCTATGAAAAAGATGGTTTTTTGCCGAATTATACTGCGGTGCCGCAGAACGTTTTGCAAAAAATCCGGCTTTTGATGTTGAATTATCCCAATAACCCAACTGGAGCGGTTGCTACCCGGGATTTTTTTGCGCGCACGCTAGATTTTGCCGCGCAAAACCGCATGCTCGTCGTCAACGATTTTGCATATGGGGCATTCGGCTTTGACGGGCGCAAACCGCTCAGCCTGCTACAGACGCCGGGCGGCAAGGAATACGCCGTGGAGATCTACACAGCATCGAAAACATGGAACATGGCCGGGTGGCGGTTTGGCTTTGCGGTTGGTAACGCTTCTGTGATCGGCGCTCTGAAAGAGTATCATACGCATGCATACAGCGCTATTTTCGGAGCGGTTCAGGATGCGGCCGCAGTGGCTATGCTGGGGCCCCAAGATTTCGTCGGTGCGCTGGTTTCCACTTACGAGCGCAGGCGTGATTTGTTGATGGACGGGCTGCGTGCGATTGGCTGGGATGCCGCGGCCCCTGCGGGGACATTTTATGTGTGGCTGAAAGTGCCGGAGGGATACGATTCGGTGTCGTTTTCTGACTTGTTACTGGAAAAGGCCCATGTGGCGGTTGCACCAGGTGAAGGATTCGGCCGGCAGGGCAGGCAATATGTCCGCATCGGCCTGACCAATTGTGAAGAACGTCTGCTTGAAGCCATTAGCCGTATTGCACAGGTCGGAATTTTCGGATCGACGGAGCCAATCGCGGGAAGGGGGAGGGCGGATGGTCGAAATTGA
- a CDS encoding MetQ/NlpA family ABC transporter substrate-binding protein, whose translation MIKRNMLVAVFLLMAATLVFSGCSSSTAQKTTSEKKTLTISFNPGPYEDEFKNGVAPYLKSKGYTIHYKTFTDGIQPDMAVSQGEIDANVFQHTIYLNAINQKEGINLVGIVHVPTPPMGLYSKKHKSLTEVSDGAQVVVPSDPTNLLRAITILQKVGWITIKNNIDPLKASLSDVTANLKNIKIVTVDSAQAVQALNDADYVCIQGNYAIANKIKLTTALKLEEMTDPYANVVAVDSKNKNSQFANDIVAGYKSEAFQKYIKSNNIYDGYWLPSYFNK comes from the coding sequence ATGATAAAAAGAAATATGCTGGTAGCAGTGTTTTTGCTGATGGCCGCAACGCTGGTATTTTCAGGCTGCAGCAGTTCCACCGCGCAAAAAACCACTTCGGAAAAGAAAACGCTTACCATTAGCTTTAACCCGGGCCCATACGAAGACGAGTTCAAAAATGGTGTTGCCCCGTATCTGAAATCCAAAGGCTACACCATCCATTATAAAACCTTTACAGACGGCATCCAGCCGGATATGGCCGTGTCGCAGGGTGAAATTGACGCCAATGTGTTTCAGCATACCATCTACTTAAATGCGATCAACCAAAAAGAAGGCATCAACCTGGTTGGTATTGTTCACGTGCCCACACCGCCGATGGGACTCTATTCCAAAAAGCATAAAAGTCTGACGGAAGTCAGCGATGGCGCGCAGGTCGTTGTGCCGAGCGACCCGACAAATCTGCTTCGCGCCATTACCATTCTACAAAAAGTCGGCTGGATCACAATCAAGAACAACATCGACCCGTTGAAAGCTTCGTTGAGCGATGTCACCGCCAACCTCAAAAACATCAAGATCGTGACGGTCGACAGCGCACAGGCCGTGCAGGCGCTGAATGACGCGGATTATGTCTGCATCCAAGGCAACTATGCCATTGCGAATAAAATAAAGCTCACGACCGCTCTGAAGCTTGAGGAGATGACGGATCCTTATGCCAATGTCGTGGCTGTAGACAGCAAAAACAAGAATAGCCAGTTCGCCAACGATATCGTCGCCGGTTATAAATCGGAAGCTTTCCAAAAATATATCAAGTCGAACAATATCTATGATGGGTACTGGTTGCCAAGCTATTTCAACAAGTAA
- a CDS encoding TOBE domain-containing protein — protein MTISARNQFKGTVESVQEGAVNALVHVKTAADDIITATVSLEAVKELGLAAGKEATAVVKATEVLVGIGDAKLSARNQLAGEVTKVQEGAVNAIVTIKTEGGTEIEATISLEAVKELGLAAGVKAKAIIKATAVIIAI, from the coding sequence ATGACGATCAGTGCAAGAAATCAGTTCAAAGGAACAGTCGAATCGGTGCAGGAAGGTGCGGTCAACGCGCTTGTTCATGTAAAAACAGCAGCCGATGACATCATCACCGCTACCGTTTCGCTCGAAGCAGTCAAAGAGCTTGGTCTGGCGGCCGGAAAAGAAGCTACCGCTGTGGTCAAAGCGACAGAGGTTCTGGTGGGAATCGGCGATGCCAAACTGAGCGCCCGGAACCAACTGGCCGGCGAGGTCACCAAAGTGCAGGAGGGGGCGGTGAATGCCATCGTCACCATCAAGACCGAAGGCGGTACGGAAATCGAAGCAACGATCTCTTTGGAAGCGGTTAAAGAGCTCGGTCTGGCGGCCGGGGTCAAAGCAAAGGCCATCATTAAGGCCACCGCTGTCATCATTGCCATCTGA
- a CDS encoding SDR family oxidoreductase: MKLDSKVAVITGASSGMGRAMALLFAKEGAHVIAMDRNMGGLKTLARDADGMVGSVGTYEGDVTDRKGMEVLLDQVVQNHGKLDILVNNAGIMDEMMPAGEVSDELWERVLHVNLNGPLYLCRKAIGQMLKQGQGNIINIASIGGLQGARAGAAYTASKFALVGLSKNIGFMYANKGIRCNAICPGSVQTNIGVGIANPSALGMERAMSGIAGNPRMGAPEEIARVALFLASDDASFINGAVIVADGGWTAY; this comes from the coding sequence ATGAAACTGGATAGCAAAGTGGCTGTGATAACCGGGGCAAGTTCGGGCATGGGCAGAGCGATGGCGCTGCTGTTCGCAAAAGAAGGCGCGCATGTGATTGCAATGGACCGCAATATGGGCGGGTTAAAAACGCTGGCCCGGGACGCCGATGGAATGGTGGGAAGCGTCGGCACGTACGAGGGCGACGTGACCGACAGAAAAGGAATGGAAGTCCTGCTAGACCAAGTGGTGCAGAATCACGGGAAACTGGATATTCTTGTGAATAACGCAGGCATTATGGACGAAATGATGCCTGCCGGGGAAGTCAGCGATGAGCTTTGGGAGCGCGTATTGCATGTCAATCTGAACGGGCCGCTGTATTTATGCCGAAAGGCGATCGGCCAGATGTTGAAACAAGGGCAGGGCAATATCATCAACATTGCGTCCATCGGCGGCTTGCAGGGCGCAAGGGCGGGAGCGGCTTACACCGCGTCGAAATTTGCGCTGGTGGGCCTGTCGAAAAACATCGGGTTTATGTATGCCAACAAAGGCATCCGCTGCAATGCGATTTGCCCGGGCAGTGTGCAGACCAATATCGGTGTGGGTATTGCCAATCCCAGCGCGCTTGGAATGGAGCGGGCCATGTCGGGCATTGCGGGAAATCCCCGTATGGGCGCTCCCGAAGAAATTGCACGGGTCGCACTGTTCCTTGCTTCGGATGACGCAAGTTTTATCAACGGGGCGGTGATTGTTGCAGACGGTGGTTGGACGGCATATTGA
- a CDS encoding glycosyltransferase family 2 protein, whose product MADVDTLYIVVPCYNEEAVLPETGRRLVEKLGRLTHDQMVSEKSRIVFVDDGSRDSTWKWIAQLHNEHACISGIRLSCNKGHQNALLAGLSTVKDEADMVITLDADLQDDIDAIDEFVKKYNEGCDIVYGVRSSRTTDTFFKRRTALLFYRLMQTLGVDIIYNHADYRLMSRRSIEALMQFKEVNLFLRGIVPLIGYRSAVVEYERHERFAGESKYPLRKMLAFALEGVTSFSVKPIRLIAAAGFLIFSVSILMLIYFLVLFLLGKTVAGWTSIVISIWAIGGLQILSVGIIGEYIGKIYLETKGRPKFFVEQYLK is encoded by the coding sequence ATGGCCGACGTGGATACGTTATATATTGTGGTTCCCTGTTACAACGAGGAAGCCGTCCTTCCTGAAACCGGCAGAAGGCTGGTGGAAAAGCTGGGCCGCCTGACACACGACCAGATGGTATCGGAAAAGAGCCGGATCGTATTTGTGGACGACGGCTCCCGGGACAGCACCTGGAAATGGATTGCCCAGTTGCACAATGAACATGCATGCATCAGCGGCATCCGGCTTTCCTGCAACAAAGGGCATCAAAATGCATTGTTGGCCGGGTTATCTACCGTCAAGGATGAAGCAGACATGGTGATCACCCTGGATGCCGATTTGCAGGATGATATTGATGCCATTGACGAATTCGTGAAAAAATACAACGAAGGATGCGACATTGTATACGGCGTGCGCAGTTCCCGCACCACAGATACGTTTTTTAAACGCCGGACAGCCCTCCTGTTCTATCGGCTGATGCAGACGCTGGGCGTCGATATCATCTACAATCATGCCGATTACCGGCTGATGAGCCGCCGGTCTATCGAAGCGCTGATGCAGTTTAAAGAAGTCAATCTGTTTTTGCGGGGCATTGTGCCCCTGATTGGTTATCGAAGCGCCGTCGTGGAATATGAACGGCATGAACGGTTCGCCGGAGAATCCAAATATCCGCTGCGCAAAATGCTCGCCTTTGCATTGGAGGGCGTTACCTCGTTCAGTGTAAAACCCATCCGCCTGATCGCGGCGGCCGGCTTCCTCATTTTTTCGGTCAGCATCCTTATGCTGATTTATTTTCTGGTGTTGTTTCTGCTGGGAAAAACCGTGGCCGGGTGGACAAGCATCGTCATTTCCATCTGGGCTATCGGCGGCTTGCAGATTTTAAGCGTCGGCATCATCGGCGAATATATTGGAAAGATCTATCTGGAAACCAAAGGGCGCCCCAAGTTTTTTGTGGAACAGTACCTGAAATAA
- a CDS encoding glycerol dehydrogenase encodes MLKLFRAPHNYVQGKDALLETYDNVKDFGKSFLFVCSRSAHKQARPVIEKSFEGKENKLIFEIFGGISSNGEIERMRQIVRENDIDVVCGVGGGSAIDTAKATAYYEHRPVVIIPTVAATDAPCTGLSVIYNDDGSFDKYIFYPKNPDVVIVDTTILSKAPVKFLVAGMGDALGTYFEARACVASNAPSLENGGVTKSAMALCELCYETLLRDGLKAKQAVERGLLTPAVESIIEANTFLSGVGADNGGLAVSHSVYNGFTALEECEKTQHGSIVAFGTIAQLLLENADLEEIGEVVHFCISVSLPVTLEQIGVTDVERVHIAAEKACAPGESIHNLLGDVTPDALYDALLAADALGKTYLQ; translated from the coding sequence GTGTTAAAATTATTCAGAGCACCCCATAACTATGTGCAGGGGAAAGACGCTTTACTCGAGACCTATGACAATGTGAAAGATTTTGGCAAATCTTTTTTGTTCGTGTGCAGCCGCAGTGCGCATAAGCAGGCGCGCCCGGTAATCGAAAAAAGCTTCGAGGGCAAAGAAAACAAGCTGATTTTTGAAATTTTCGGCGGCATCAGTTCCAACGGCGAAATCGAGCGGATGCGTCAGATCGTGCGTGAAAACGACATCGACGTCGTCTGCGGCGTGGGCGGCGGCAGCGCCATCGACACCGCGAAGGCGACGGCCTATTATGAGCACCGCCCGGTTGTCATCATCCCGACCGTTGCGGCGACCGACGCGCCCTGCACCGGCCTTTCGGTTATCTACAACGACGACGGTTCGTTCGATAAGTACATTTTCTATCCCAAAAACCCCGATGTGGTCATCGTGGATACCACCATTCTCTCCAAAGCGCCGGTTAAATTCCTTGTGGCCGGTATGGGCGACGCGCTGGGCACTTATTTTGAAGCCCGCGCCTGCGTGGCCAGCAACGCCCCCAGCCTGGAAAACGGCGGCGTTACCAAATCCGCTATGGCGCTCTGCGAACTCTGCTATGAGACTCTGCTGCGCGACGGCCTGAAAGCCAAGCAGGCGGTGGAACGGGGCCTGCTTACCCCGGCGGTGGAAAGCATCATCGAAGCCAATACCTTCCTGAGCGGCGTGGGTGCGGACAACGGCGGTCTCGCGGTCTCGCATTCGGTATACAACGGCTTTACGGCATTGGAGGAATGTGAAAAGACCCAGCACGGCAGCATCGTCGCGTTCGGTACCATCGCGCAGCTCCTGCTGGAAAACGCCGATCTGGAAGAGATCGGCGAAGTGGTGCATTTCTGCATCTCCGTCAGCCTGCCGGTCACGTTGGAGCAGATCGGTGTCACCGATGTCGAACGTGTGCACATCGCGGCGGAAAAAGCCTGCGCGCCGGGCGAGTCCATCCACAACCTGCTGGGCGACGTGACGCCGGACGCGCTGTATGATGCGCTGCTCGCCGCGGATGCGCTGGGCAAGACCTACCTGCAGTAA
- a CDS encoding YitT family protein — MFHNNKQAALAARVLLVLLGAALYSIGLEIFLVPNNVIDGGVMGVAIIVSHLSGLPLGLFTFLLNVPFFVIGYKQIGKSFTFTTLFAVLAVSLGVSLLHPVPSLTDQPLLAGVFGGVIVGVGVGLIIRNGGSLDGSEIIAIILDKKVGFSIGEIVMFMNLFILSSAGFVFGWNRAMYSLIAYFIAFKAIDVVVEGVDESRAVMVISDRYEDITAAVRDRLGRSGTLLDARGGYLKNDATVLYVVVSRLEIAKLKSIVLDFDPNALVTIGSVEVAGQKYQKRPIH, encoded by the coding sequence TTGTTCCACAATAACAAACAGGCCGCGCTGGCTGCCCGTGTGCTTCTGGTGCTGCTGGGCGCGGCCCTCTACTCCATAGGTCTGGAGATCTTCCTTGTGCCCAATAATGTGATTGACGGCGGTGTGATGGGCGTGGCGATTATCGTCAGCCATCTCAGCGGTTTGCCGCTCGGTCTGTTCACGTTTTTGCTGAATGTTCCGTTTTTTGTCATCGGCTATAAGCAGATCGGCAAAAGCTTCACATTCACCACATTGTTCGCGGTCCTGGCGGTTTCACTGGGTGTTTCGCTCCTGCACCCGGTGCCCAGTCTCACAGATCAGCCGCTGCTGGCCGGTGTGTTCGGCGGCGTGATTGTTGGCGTGGGCGTAGGGCTCATTATCCGCAACGGGGGCTCGCTTGACGGCTCGGAGATCATTGCCATCATCCTTGATAAAAAAGTGGGGTTCTCGATCGGCGAGATCGTGATGTTTATGAACCTGTTCATCCTTTCCAGCGCGGGGTTCGTGTTCGGTTGGAACCGGGCGATGTATTCGCTCATCGCTTACTTCATCGCATTTAAGGCCATTGACGTGGTCGTCGAAGGTGTGGACGAATCGCGCGCGGTTATGGTGATTTCCGACCGGTATGAAGACATTACCGCCGCTGTCCGCGACCGTCTTGGCCGGAGCGGTACATTGCTCGACGCGCGCGGCGGCTACCTGAAAAACGATGCAACCGTGCTGTATGTGGTGGTTTCCCGCCTGGAGATCGCCAAACTGAAGTCCATCGTGCTGGATTTTGACCCGAACGCGCTGGTCACCATCGGCAGCGTGGAGGTGGCCGGGCAGAAATATCAGAAGCGACCTATCCATTGA
- a CDS encoding DEAD/DEAH box helicase, with translation MQFSQLQLNPSILKALAAAGYEQPTPIQEQSIPYILEKRDLLGTAQTGTGKTAAFAVPILDLLCREHGQSTGSRHIRALVLSPTRELAIQIKESFDQYSRFLHLRNTVIFGGVSQIPQVSRLREGVDILVATPGRLLDLMNQRHVDLSHVSYFVLDEADRMLDMGFIHDVHKVVEKLPQNRQTLLFSATMPPDIARLADKLLKNPAQVSVAPVSSTAETVEQKLFYVDKKNKKHLLVHLLKTADMESVLVFSRTKHGANKIVEHLEKAGIPSKAIHGNKSQSARQQALREFKSRKIHVLVATDIAARGIDVTELSHVINYDLPNEPETYVHRIGRTGRAGQSGMAFSFCDEEEHDYLRTIERLIGKHIPVENDHPYPATMAPTAPPKQGGHGGGRRPAPRNPRTGNAHSGGYRPAGRPGNPHGGRGGSVRQRTGI, from the coding sequence ATGCAGTTTTCACAGCTTCAACTGAACCCCAGCATCCTCAAAGCCCTCGCGGCCGCCGGATATGAGCAGCCCACCCCCATTCAGGAACAGTCCATCCCCTACATTCTGGAAAAGCGCGACCTGCTCGGCACCGCGCAGACCGGCACCGGAAAGACCGCCGCGTTTGCCGTGCCCATTCTCGATCTGCTTTGCCGGGAGCATGGTCAATCCACCGGTTCGCGGCACATCCGCGCGCTGGTGCTTTCCCCCACCCGGGAGCTGGCCATCCAGATCAAGGAGAGCTTTGACCAATACAGCCGCTTCCTGCACCTGCGCAATACGGTGATCTTCGGCGGCGTTTCGCAGATCCCGCAGGTGAGCAGGCTGCGCGAAGGCGTGGATATCCTTGTCGCCACCCCCGGCCGCCTGCTGGACCTGATGAACCAGCGGCATGTCGATCTCTCGCATGTGTCCTATTTTGTACTCGACGAGGCCGACCGCATGCTGGACATGGGCTTCATCCACGACGTGCACAAGGTGGTGGAAAAGCTCCCGCAAAACCGGCAGACCCTGCTGTTTTCCGCCACCATGCCGCCGGACATTGCCAGGCTGGCCGACAAGCTGCTCAAAAACCCCGCGCAGGTGTCGGTGGCGCCGGTCTCCTCCACGGCGGAAACGGTGGAACAGAAACTCTTTTATGTGGATAAAAAGAACAAGAAACACCTGCTGGTGCATCTGCTGAAAACCGCCGATATGGAATCGGTGCTGGTCTTTTCCCGCACCAAGCACGGCGCGAACAAGATTGTGGAGCACCTCGAAAAAGCAGGCATTCCGTCCAAAGCCATCCACGGCAACAAGTCACAGAGCGCGCGCCAACAGGCGCTGCGCGAATTCAAGAGCCGGAAGATTCATGTGCTGGTGGCCACCGACATCGCCGCGCGCGGCATTGACGTGACCGAGCTGTCACACGTCATCAACTACGACCTTCCCAATGAGCCGGAAACCTATGTGCACCGCATCGGGCGCACGGGGCGCGCCGGGCAGAGCGGCATGGCCTTTTCGTTCTGCGACGAAGAAGAACACGATTACCTGCGCACCATTGAGCGGTTGATCGGCAAGCACATCCCGGTGGAAAACGATCACCCGTATCCGGCTACCATGGCGCCCACCGCGCCGCCGAAACAGGGCGGACACGGCGGCGGACGCAGACCGGCTCCGCGCAATCCGCGCACCGGGAACGCACACAGCGGCGGATATCGCCCGGCGGGGCGACCGGGTAATCCGCACGGCGGGCGCGGCGGCTCCGTGCGCCAGCGCACCGGCATATGA